The following DNA comes from Acidimicrobiales bacterium.
CCCGGCCCGGTCGTAGCCCCGCTCGGCGAACACCGCAGCGGCCGCGTCGAGCAGGCGATCGCCCAGGGTGGGCGAGGGGTCGGCCACCGGTGGCGGTTCGGGGAGGCTCTCGGCAGCGACGACCACCCGACGATAATAACGGTTGTTATCGCCGAGGGGAAGGGGGTCGCCACCTCCCCCAGCCGAGGCCCGGACCGGGGGGTAGGGTGCGGCCGCATCCCCCCCGCCCGCGACGACCGGGCCCCGGTCGCCAGGGTGGTCCCCACAGAAGGAGACCGCTGTGCGCCCTCGCCGATGGTTCCGCCTCTTGTCCCTCCTCGCGGTGCTCGGCCTGGTGCTGGCCGCCTGCAGCACCGAGGACGACCCCGAGGGGGTCGACACCGAGCAGGGGTCCGAGGACGGAGGCGGAGGTGAGGAGGCCGCTGCCACCTGCCAGGGCCAGACCGGCGACGAGCCCTCGGCCGAGGCCGTGGGCGGCGGCTCGGGCGACGGGTCCGGCCTGCGGGTCGGCATGGTGCTCGACATCGGCGGCGTCGACGACGACTCCTTCAACGAGGCCGCCAACACCGGCCTGGAGCAGGCCGAGGAGGACCTCGGCGTCGAGGTCCAGCTGCTGGAGCCCAACGAGGACGGCTCCAACCGGGGCGAGCTGCTCCGCTCCCTGGCCGAGGACGGCTACGACCTGGTCATCGGCGTGGGCTTCCTCTTCACCGACAGCATGACCCCGCTGGCCGCCGAGTTCCCCGAGGTGCACTTCGCCATCGTCGACTCGGTGATCGAGGCCGAGAACGTGTCGTCGCTGGTGTTCGCGGCCGAGCAGGGCTCGTTCCTGGTCGGGGCGGCCGCCGCCCTCACCAGCGAGACCGGGCAGATCGGCTTCATCGGGGGGCAGAACGGCGAGCTGATCCAGACCTTCCAGGCCGGGTTCGAGGCCGGCGTGGCCCACGTCGACCCCGAGGCCGAGGTGCAGGTGACCTACATCTCCGAGCCGCCCGACGACACCGGCTTCCGCGACCCCGCCTCGGCCAAGTCCATCGCCGATGGCATGTACGCCGACGGCGTCGACGTGATCTACCACGCCGCCGGCGGCTCCGGCGTCGGCCTGTTCCAATCGGCCACGGCCGAGGACCGGCTGGCCATCGGGGTGGACTCCGACCAGTACCAGCAGGTGTCCGAGGAGACCCAGCCCTGCATCCTCACCTCGATGCTCAAGCGGGTCGACCAGGCCGTCTACAGCACCATCGAGTCGCTGGTGGCCGGCGACCTGGCCGGCGGGATCCAGAGCTTCGACCTGGAGAGCGGGGGCATCGACTACGCCCTCGACGGCGGCCAGCTCGACGCCATCCAGGACCAGCTCGACGGCCTGAAGCAGGACATCATCGACGGGACGATCGAGGTGCCGACCACCCCCGGGTCGTGACGGCCGCCGCTGTCGAGCTGACCGGCATCACCAAGCGGTTCCCGGGGGTCGTCGCCAACCGGGACGTGTCGCTGCGGGTCGAGGCCGGCACCATCCACGCCATCGTGGGCGAGAACGGGGCCGGCAAGTCGACCCTCATGAACATCCTGTACGGGATGCAACGCCCCGACGAGGGCACCATCGCGGTGGACGGCCAGCCGGTGGCCCTGCGCCGGCCCAGCAGCGCCATCAAGGCCGGCATCGGCATGGTCCACCAGCACTTCATGCTGGCCGACAACCTCACCGTGCTCGAGAACGTGGTGCTCAAGGCCGAGCCGCGCCTGCCG
Coding sequences within:
- a CDS encoding BMP family ABC transporter substrate-binding protein, whose protein sequence is MSLLAVLGLVLAACSTEDDPEGVDTEQGSEDGGGGEEAAATCQGQTGDEPSAEAVGGGSGDGSGLRVGMVLDIGGVDDDSFNEAANTGLEQAEEDLGVEVQLLEPNEDGSNRGELLRSLAEDGYDLVIGVGFLFTDSMTPLAAEFPEVHFAIVDSVIEAENVSSLVFAAEQGSFLVGAAAALTSETGQIGFIGGQNGELIQTFQAGFEAGVAHVDPEAEVQVTYISEPPDDTGFRDPASAKSIADGMYADGVDVIYHAAGGSGVGLFQSATAEDRLAIGVDSDQYQQVSEETQPCILTSMLKRVDQAVYSTIESLVAGDLAGGIQSFDLESGGIDYALDGGQLDAIQDQLDGLKQDIIDGTIEVPTTPGS